TTTTTATGAGTACCAATTCCTCCTCAATCCATGCGCAACCAATGAATTCTCTCTCTGGCTCTTTTTCAGACACAAGCAACCAACTATGATTCTAATACCCGCTAATTTGCAGGCTAATAAAAGACCTGATCCCTCTAGTCCATATGTGACTTTAAGGACTTGCAAATGCTCAAGAGTTAAGACAGGGATCTCCCTACTCTTGGCTTTGGAAGGGGTCCAAAAGAGTGATAGAAATTTGAACACCAGCGATAACAATCAGTACAAGTAATCAAACTATCTAAACTAAAGAACTAAGCCTACATCTGTTCGTTGGCGAAATCTCCCCGGAGGGCGGAGCTCACGCTTCAATTATGTATTAATTGAGGACTCTTTGGTGCATTGGCGTGGTTGGCCTGAGATTTTATAACTCTAGAAGAAACTAAACAATCGCACTGAACCTAAGAATTGACTTGAAGTAGTTATTTTCCAATTCACTTATATTCATTAACTGGCTAATTAGGAGACTCAATTCTGTTCAAAGTGAAAGAACAGATTCAAGCAAGTCATTGAACTTTCAGAAGATATAAAATTGTTCTAAAATCCTCGATGTCATCctcctttcttcctttctcaaaCACCTTAGACCAGGTAATTACAGGATATCAGACTAGATATTCAAACGGACAGAAAGATGAACAAGAACTTGCAATGCTCATAGTTTTAGTTAAAAGCAGAAGCTATAAGCATATTTGACAGTGTAACGGTCAGCTCATCTCATGGATGTTAgatcaaataatcaaaaggaaaagataaaCAATAACTAGAGAtgctcaaaattttataagacTATAAGCATATTTGATAGTGTAAAAAATATCTCATGAAGAAGCGTACCTACAGAGCTCCTCGAAGTTCATCCAGCCTAATAAGTCGCTTTCAACTTTttacttcttcatcttcactgTTTGTTCCACTCCATTCTTGCTTCTTTCCTGaaagttttccatcatttgCTTGATGTCATCCTCGTTACTCTTTTGGAGATaacttgacattttattttctttcagaCTTGCCTTGTTCTTCACATTAGCCGAATTCTTCCGTCGCTTCTCGATATTCaactttcttctcaaattcaCGGCGTTTTCCTACTTCTGTTCATGTATCGACGTCGTCTTCAGTTTCTTGAGCTTCAACATTTGCTTCTCCTCCAATGCTCATTACTGATGCTAAATCGTCTCGATTGGAGTTAGCTTTGGCAGTCAGCAATCGACTGAACTCCAGTTTAATGGCTTCAAATGTCATTTTTCCATTGATAAATTGATCGAATGCACTATCCTTCATCGCTCACCTACCTCTACCGCCAATTTCTAAATCCTTCTCCTCTTCGTTTTCCCTTTCCAATTCAAAATAACGTCGAAGTTGGGCGTCCGCGCCATCTTACTAaaatactttataatttttcaaattaatttgtaagGTTACGCGGCCCTTGATGCAAAAATTAATGTCCATGAAACaataagtttgttttttttgttttattttttaaaattcaagggtgggattgattttaaaattttattttttaaaatcattcttaTAACTTTAATTCTTGCTTTCATCTAAGATTAATTTGGACATGAGCTGGTAGGAAATCTAGTGGACTTGCCGATCATGAGTTTCAATGATCAACTTTAATCGGTTTAacttttaatctaattaaccAACATTCATTAACTACTAGAAAACTCTACTAAAGCTTTGTAGCTACACTTTCCtcattatagatatatattatatccCTTTATATAACCATGATTAGAAAGAGGATTCTTTACagtttgtttgtattttcGACTaggttaaaattataattttatcgCTCAAAATTACGTTTTATGTTCTTAAACCAAGTCTCTCTTGAGCCAATGAAAGGTCGGGGTTCCTTGTTCAAGATTCGGAGTCAACACTTAAGTGTACAACCTCTCTACTAGCTGTAAAACCCTTAgtgaatttcatattttgtatcTTACGTCCCTAGCTAACTTTCTACGTGGTCTTACCCCTTAAATAGGATGTCTATTGAGTCAATCCCATTCAAATATAAGGATAATCCTGAATATAATAGCAGTTCATAGTTAGCACAAGATTAAAATGAAGTTACATAGATCTTcgattttgaaatattttaaacagtCAGAGATGTTATAAAGTAAAACGACTCCTTAGTGGTCtgattttatacaaaaaatttgCGTAGAATATCTTCACTCGCATGTTTCTACATGATTAATTTAGGAATCACATTCGCTTGTATTAATACAAAATGGGTCGCATCCACAATATCCATAAGATAAGGTGTCAAACCTTATTACTATATTATAGATCGTTTAAGCTATTACCTTGAACTTGATCGACTCTTATATTACTACATAAATTTCGAATATACATTTTATAGTCATAtaacattaatttattgaattcaCGGTTATAAGGAACAAATCACTCATTGGACAatgattttattgaataatacaTCAATAAACACCTTTATTGCAAAATAGAATacgtttaattaattagcatttACAAACCATCAATTTTATGGCATAAAATGAAACCTAATACTGACTTGAGCATTGGAATACATGTGGCTACCGCACTTGTTCTTAATCTCTTGTGTCTTGCAGGCACTCCCAGAATACTACTAAGAAAGTAACACGatccaaagaaaaattaggagAGACACAAAGttgatttgaattaaaattcacaCATTGTCCTGAGGCAAGTTGGTAAGCATGTAAAGTCCTCTTAATAAACCCACATTCCATAGCAGATGCACGACATAACAACAGACTATGATCAtttgcaaaaagaagaagaaaaaaaaaaaagagaaataacaTAACCCCACAGACTAGTTCTCAAACCCAAACACAACCATTCAATTGAGAATTTGAGTGTAGCAGATAAAGCATGAGACAAACCCCTCAGCACAAACAATGAATCAATAAGGGGAAAAGGATCACCTTGGCATAAACCACAAGAGGGAATGATGTGACTCTGTGGAAGATCATTGACTAGCAAAGCAAAATAAGCGATGGAGAtatagttcataattaaatatgatccAAGGCATAGTGTGAAACTCATCCTCCTCATAATATGTTCACCAAAACACCACTAAACACGGTTAATCATCCCTCCCATACAACCGACGATGTAATAAATGCAACCACTCATGAATCAATGATTGTGTTATCTGAAATTGCCAACTCTAGAACAAAAGTCGATTGCGGTTCATATATGAACTTATGTAGAATATGCTTCATACAATCCACAATAACCTTCGAAACAATTTCATACACCACACTACAAAAGATAATCGACCTATAATATAATCTAACACCACAGAGGGAGAATGCACCTTTGGAAATCACAGCAATATCAGTAACGTTTTCACACGCTCATATTTGCATCAGTCTGAGACATCTAAGCATTTCTTTACGGTTTTCTGACCAAACGCCTCCCAATACCATCGATTCGAGAGtcatttcaaatcaatttagtattttacattttttacacactttttcatattattaaaaacaatttgaaCTAGAATAGTTCCTATTGTCAGGTTGAAACATATTTTCTAAtcgtttttaaattaaaattagtgtATAATAAACGTAAATTTTAAGATGATTCACAAATTTGTTAGGTGAGGCTGGTGGTACAATCAATCCACGAAAGGGAATGGGAGAACCATTTTTTGAACCGTACCATTTTCCCATTTCACTTTCGTACCATTACCAAACAAGatattgattaagaaaaagaaaaaaaaaagtagtttgtgttggtattttgatatttacttttggtttgatttggTGTTGGGGTTTGGTTTCCTGATGGAAGGGCAAGAAGAGAGACAGATTCAGAATGGAGAGAATGGTGGAAAGTGAAAATGGGATATGGATTTTCAGTTTGGGTTTGGCAGTCAGCGACGACATGTCGACCAAGAAGAGGGTAAACAGTGCGACAATTCCTGAACTCGAATCATCGAATCCAATTGGATTTCTAATTAATTGGGTGCGGGTGGGAACATAAATGCATTGCATGTGTACCACTGCCCATcatcattcaatttttctccTTACCACTTTGCCCCTTCAAACACGCATCACGCATccatccaaaacaaaaattattatatccAATCCAAATTCCATCTACACTCAAATAGGTTCAATTCTAAATTCAAGTTTACTCCTTATTTTGAGCTTTGTATTACCTataacttcaaaataattattataattatttaaatcctAAATTCTGCTGATAggaaaacttataatttaaaaatcttaaaaattttatatgttcACGAGTTAAATTTAAAGCATTTATTACTATTCCTTTTAAACCATTAATGCATTAATTGTGAAACGTGTGTaagttttttcaaatgtgggttttacaaaatgaaaccATCGTAGTAAATTCAagaatatttttcaaagaaatatttgtctttttaaCATACAAGTTGATATAATTGGTATAAATTGGTACATCCTCCCAatgcaaatttaaaattgtagagaaattaatttatattttcgcGGGGCAACCGACACCGTTGCTTTGGCTAAAATGCCTATGGGTTTGATAATGTGTTGCTCAATCATTCTTACAACACCCAGAAAAAAGGGTTTCCaattctttattattgttattattattattacgaTTGCTTTGATCGAGAGGGAATTTGATGGCTTGTAAAAAGTTGACAATaatattgtatatttaaaaatcattagTGATGCGTCGGTTTTAATTCGTTTAAGAAATGGATAAAAGCTGTAAAAACATAGGTGGGTTTTGTTCAAGATTTCGGgccaaaattcaaaatgtaatATAGAATTACTTTAAACTTTCATGACTAAGCCATTTGAAGAAGATGTGTGTTAATTTCCAAAGACAATTTTAAGTACACAATGAAGAGAAGAGGTTGTTTAGTTTAGTCACCGAAGAATGTTGGAGTCATGTAGATTGTGAATCATTGAACAAATCTTGGGGATGATATGCTACAGGTTTCTTTGTGTCGTAAGTTGGCATCCATGTTTTTGCACTTTGTCGAGACATCTAACTACAATTTTTCAAGTGCTAAACTCTTCTTTCTAAGCATTAAAAGTGCTGTTAAGCTTAGCtagttgtgtgtgtgtgaaagGAGTGGTGTGAGTGAGGATTAGGCAGTGAAGATAAAGAATGTTGAGAATGGGAATGggacattttctttttcctttataatCAAAAGGGTTTTGATAGTTTTTGAGGACCTGCGGCAAAAAGAGGCAAACATGTTGCACTAAAATAGTAAAGTGAAAGGGTAAAAGTTGAATCCAAAGTTTTGTAGCCAAaaagttttatataattattccACTCCCttaatcaaataaagaaaaatctatcgctcaatgataaaagagaaaataaatccTAAACTCAGTAAATCATGGATggatgtgtgtgtgtatatatattatttaggaAGATTAGTTTGACAGCTAAAGTTTTAGTCTTCTGTTTTCTTACAATTTTATCTCcttaatatgatttatttttttctcaagaaaCAAttgaacaaatattaaaatgaaaaaaattagaataatattCATCAACTTAATTTACTcactatattaaaaaaagaaaaacataactataactttaaaaaaaaacccaaagaaTCTTAAATTAATACTCTACATATGAAGTCCAAAAGTCAGTTATTTTCCCTATAATTTACattctattattcttttttctcaatagGGTGGatctatttatatttaatttttttaaagaaaaaagaacattcATTACTAAAAAGGATACATGGatcattttgaaaacgaaatgATTAATTTGAAAGGTAAGATTTCAAAGGGacagaaacaacaaaaatgatgGGTTGATGAAAAATTTATCATGATCACAAATAATCTCACACCATATCTCCAATTATAGGGGTGGTTTGACTTAaggttaaaaaagaaaaaaaaaagaagagattttTGGTGtgaatgaatttttaaaaataatattgatgaaaaaaatgaataataaaaagggGTACTAAGAATGAGTACGGAAGGTGGGGGGGGGATGtgtaaaaaataatggaaaaggttaaaaaagaaagaaaaaaaagtgggaAGCAAGAAAAGACATAAGGTGGGTGTGATCACATGGAGCCCCATATGCCCAACACAAACTAAATCTCTCTCCCAATCCCAATGACCAAATAccccttttcttctcttggtTTCCTTCTCGGAAGCATCACCACCACCTCCATCATACATATCTTAACCATCTTTTAactctctcctttttttcaCCATAATTTATATCccttttttcataatttccacctcacatttaaattattcaattcCTATCCCCCAACTatagattaataaataatagataaaaatcacaaaactttttgggataagtataaaaaaaataagagagagagagagagagagagagagagagaggttgTGTTGTGTTTATGAATTTGGGGAATTaagatgtaattaaaaaagagaatttggGAGGGGGGCTCAAGGGTggtgatggtggtggtggggGCTAGTGATTAAGGCCACGTGGCGATCATGCGAAGGCTAGTGATAATAGATCATAGGATGAAGAGAGTGGGGAGGCACATGGGTGGTGTTTGCTTCAAGAAAATCATGTGATCACATGtgctttctctctcttcttttccttggccccatttctcttttatctctctctctctctaacaTCTAATTACGTATTATCTTCACGCTCCTCACTTCGCGCgttcctttctctttcttttatatttattacaaCATTcttatcacttttttttattttcataaattagtcactaaattatattttaattcttacccttttaaattttggtacaaattttattaattaaatttacaatttaaccACTAAAAGCAAGATTATTCATTCATAATTAACCTCAAATGTGCTATCCCTCGTTGTTGTATTAAACGTAAAcattgaaaatgtaaaaatttgCTGCTTGGAAATTTAGACCTTTGCCATTTATTTGGCTTTTGGCccttaaaattattgttggtttTCGTACTCCTTTCTTTACTTTGGTTTTCGTCTTTTTCGGTTAAAGACTTTAAATTATGGTAATTATGAAAATAGgaacatttattaatttattttcaaaattaccaATGAATGAAAGTTTTAAGATAGGACTGAAAAATAACACCATATTAAACATActgtaaaattttggaaaattgtaaaatatataacatttgacaaaaaatttactctttataaaaaaaagtcaaataaaataaattttatcctTTTGTGGTTTTATtctcgtaaatattttttcaaaatttttctatttttgaaaaatcatctcaaaattacaaaattacagttcaatgtacattttttttcctttgcttATGTTTAGTTTGATGTGTACTTTCAACTTTGTTCATCctgattttgatatttaaccAAAATGAAGTAAGTAAAAAAGTTTGGAAAGGAAACTAGTTTTTAGCCTAAAATAAACTATGTGGTTAggttttaataaaattacaaatagtatataactatattttattttaccaaggtaaaaaataataaaatattaaaactatttacaaaatataaaaaatcactttaaaatttattaaattttttgctatattttataaatagttgcTATGTTGTCTATaatagtttttcaattttattggtGGATAAGGTTTTGGTGGTGGTAAATGAtctaaaataaagaaaagcaaaattaaggattgtttaaaattgtaaaaagaaattaagaacgtgattgatgaagaattttgaaaacaaaaaattcaattaaaacagagtttattttaaaatatgagtttatatttataactcataaaactaatattatttatccactaaaatttaattgactATATGttactattaatttatttataaatataattcaggtttaaatttggttaaattgtaaatttagtCTCTATATTTGGAGAATGCTAGAGCTTTCATAAATAATCTCTAGGAAGAAgattattttctataatttcaTCCCactaaagaaactaaaattatagTTATAAACCATAGAAACCTgaaaattgatagaaatttgtttataatattatataatttacacTCCACTAcataaaaggtaaaattgtaaatatttttgtatgtatttaatacaatcctacattttaaaaaggtaaaattcaaattgtagATGTAGTTGacaatatgtatataaaaaattgtaaaattagaaaataatattttcaaattataggtcaaataaatccaaaaatacaaaaaggaaTTCGAATTCTTTATCAAAGGCTTGTAtagcaataatttttttaaaaaaattgtaaatatagtaagaTTGGAAGCATTcccattttgaaaatagaatctaaatttcGATTGTTTTTTTGTATGGTGTGGTGTGATTGTTAAATTAGCAAATGTGATGGAATAGAAGGGGATTTGGATTCCAGGTAATATGCATCCGATCAGGTGGAAGAAAAGCTCAGTCGCGCATGGCGGCGTCTGAATTCCAAAACATAAAATCCAAAGCCAGACGAATTGGGAGAACCCCAAAAATGGTGGGCCATAGCTTCGTTGGCATTGACATTTTCAGAgctcaaacaataatttaactcCCTCCTCCTTCCCCCCTCCCCCTCCTTATTCGTACCCATTCATACGCatcccttttctctctctctctctctctctctctctctctctcacacacacacacaccactCTCCGCCATGGACAAACCTCAATTTCAAACACTCAAATCAACCACCACTTCTCGCCAAAAAACCCTAATCCTCAACGCATTGCACAAATCCTCTCTCCATCGCCGCCGGAGTCGCAGACGAGTCCCAACCTCCCGCATTGCCGACAAGATTCACCGAAACCATCCTGTTTTCACTTCCGAAGAACCTGATGAGAAGGAAGCCGTCGAACGCAAGATTCGTGCCTTGCAGAGCATCGTTCCAGGAGGGGAGTCGCTTGGAGTCGACAAGCTCTTTGAACAGACGGCGGAGTATATAATGAATTTGCAGCATCAAGTGAAGGCCATGAGAGCACTCTCGAGCTTTTTCGAGAGTTTGGAGAAGGAGAAATCTGAATGCGgaggttgaagaagatgagttTCACttctgattttgatttttttttttctttctttttttgatttggtttattattattattattatcatcatttttttcctctttttcatGTGAGAAAAGATGGATGAAAGCGTTAGATTCTCAGTGGCTCCATCTTTTTCTCTGTTAGTTGGGAGCAGGATTTCGAATCCTTTTTCCTGTTAATGATCATCATCTTCTATACTCTTTGCTAGTAAATCTATGTAGCTTTTTAATGGATAGCAAATCAAAATCGACATGGATAGTAATAACAGATTGGAGTGAGAGAGTTCAACAATGTGTTTATGCTCCTGTTTCATTTATTCCTTATCAGTTCCTATTACCCAAAATTTTCGTTGATAGTTGAAGATAAATTAAcgatatttttgttttctttttcgtttttatatatacaaaggTGGATTCGAAAAATAATTCCAAATCTAGATTAAGTCATGATTTATGCCTAAACTGTTGGATAAATcattgttttagaaataatttacTATCTATTGgtaaatcattttcataaactGTTGGTTCActttatacatttatatattgcGTTATCCAGCTAAGATATCGACTCAGGAgtctctcttcctttttccaaTTCTGTTTCCTATTTTGGGTAATTATATTATTGCTTTCGATTCCATTACTTTTTCGGACAATTTgtaatcaacaaaaaattaaccttaatgaaaagttaaatttcaatgtttttcttcataaaaggaatgaaaacaaaacattaattcCAATCAAAACTGTATTAACAATCCTTAACAAGAATCCCACTCTCActcaaaatattaacttttaaaatgattttaaaacaccttttcttttttaatcgtGAATTCAAAATCGACTCTAAAATTGATGTGATTGTGGGCCCGTCTTTTACTGTTTTAAGCCATCATTCAATAAGGCTTAGCTTCCTCTTCAATGGCCAATTTGGTGATAGTGAGTTTCAAAATCTGAAACATACAGCTCAGTCATGTAACCAAAACCAGTCAGTTCAAAAAGCTTATAAAGAGATACAAT
This DNA window, taken from Cucumis sativus cultivar 9930 chromosome 6, Cucumber_9930_V3, whole genome shotgun sequence, encodes the following:
- the LOC101221295 gene encoding transcription factor PAR2; translation: MDKPQFQTLKSTTTSRQKTLILNALHKSSLHRRRSRRRVPTSRIADKIHRNHPVFTSEEPDEKEAVERKIRALQSIVPGGESLGVDKLFEQTAEYIMNLQHQVKAMRALSSFFESLEKEKSECGG